From the genome of Alicyclobacillus sp. SO9:
AGTGATAGAGATGGCGTCAATTGCGCAGTTGTATGTTAGCAATCACCGAATTGATTGCCCGAACAGAGGAAATATTGACTTGGATATTTGCCTCTTCTGTGAGAATCTGATTGATGTCAGTCTGGACAATGTTCAGCCGTTTATTCGCTGTACGCCGCCGGTGCAAGCAAATGCAGAGCGTGCTCAAGGAAGAAACAGAGAGAGGAAACGTACTGCGAGGAGGAATAAATTGAAATCTGGCGAGAGCAGTAATACGCCAGGGAGTGATTTCAAGAAGAATATACATACAATTAATAAGGTTATCTCCACAAGTCTGCGTCATCCTGAGTGGGGCATCAGCAGAGTGACGGAGACCGTACAACAACAGGGAACTGTGGTTAGCAGGAGAAAAGTGGGAGAGATTTTTAAAGACCAAAACATGGTTTATAAGGAGGACCGCCTGCGGCGGTTGTTGGTACTTGCAGCAAACGATGAGTTAGAACTGGACGCCCATCAAACTGAATTGTTGAATAGACACGACTTGTGCTTTCGCGACAAACATTTTGTTGGGGACTTCCCAGGGCACCGTTTGATTCAAACATCTGTTGCTGTGCCTGCCAAAAGCATCAAAGCACCGCTGTATGCTGACATTGTCATCGATACCTACAGCGGATACACCTTTGGCCATATCGACATGTCTCCTTCAAGGAGCAGCCATGTTCTATTACTGCAACAGTCGGTGTTTCCATTTGTGAGCAAATTGACGGCATACCCCGGCCAGGTTTTCACACCTTCTTCATCGATTTTCTCTCACCGCCAGTTTACAGAATACCTCTCAAACCTCCGTATCGAGCAAGCATTCTTTACTGAGACACCGGGGCTTGTCCATCAGTTTTGGCGGGCGTTTTTACAGCCTTGGGTCAAAGCCGTGCCAGCATACGAACTCATACGAGGAACTAACTTGCAAAGTCATTTTCAACGCGATCTCGATGATTTTAATCACACATACCCTCTGCCTGGTTTCCCGAACGCAAAACGTTCTCCGCAAACCCGAATTGATGGGTACTTGCGGACACACACCTGATTGTTCACCAGGGCAAAAGTCAGGACAACATCAAGACAGAAGCCGCAAATCAGACAGAATCTTGACCTGACACCACTTCAGGTCAGCCAAATGTCGTTCTGTGGCCGCATCGTCCATCCGATAGCTCGGTACACTTACACTGACTGCCCCATAGGTTTTCCCATTAGCAACCAGCGGTACTGCAATGCACCGAACTTCAGGTTCGTGTTCGCCATTATCAATACTGTAGCCCTGCTCGCGTACCTCGCGGAGTTCTCGACGCAACTGGTGTTCGTCTGTCAGCGTTTGATTTGTAATCTTTCGCAGGCTGACACTTGCTAGATACTCTGCCAAGTCAACTTCACCATAGGTGGAGAGAATGGCTTTTCCGATGCCTGTACAGTACATGGGAGCCGTATTGCCGACTTTAGAATACATCCGTACAGCTTGTTTGCTTTCCAGTTTCGTCACATAGACCACTTCATTGCGTTCCGCAACACCAAAATGCACCGTCTCTCCAGTCCGCATATTCAATTCCTTCACATAAGGCTCAATCAACCGCACTGTATTTACAGAGTGAAGCGCTGCACCTGCAATGCGCACGAGGCCCAGTCCCAACCGATATCCTACATCATCGGTCTTTTCGACATAGCCCACTGACTGCAACGTCTCGAGCAATTTGAATGCGGTCGCCTTGTTTAATCCCGTTGTCTGGCAGATATCCTTTAGTTTTTGTGGTTTATCCACCGTTGATAAGAAATTCAAGATGGAAACTGCTTTCAGAACGGCAGTTCCGTAGGCTGCAGGCATGTATCAGTACCTCCACTGCTCTTAGGGTTTGTTGACCGTCCGGGTTCATCAGATGTATAGTCGAATCATAACATATAATAAACTTTGTTTCCTTATAAGAAACTTGTTAAGAATCAAAGTAGACTGCGAGGAGATCGAATGGACGTCATAACGTGGGGAGAATCCATGGTGCTGTTCACACCACAAAACAACGGCCCGCTGGAGTCCGTTGCTGCATTCCAAAAAGGTGTTGCAGGAGCAGAATCAAATGTCGCCATTGGCTTGTCCCGCCTCGGGCATCAAGTTACGTGGATCAGTAAATTAGGTGAGGACAGTTTCGGACGATACATATTCAAGACCTTGCGTGGAGAAGGTGTGGATGTTTCAAAAGTCCAATTCAGCCGTGACCACAGGACAGGAATTATGTTTAAGGAACTGCTCCACTCCAATCGCACCAATGTTCTCTATTACCGCCAGAACTCTGCAGCCAGTCACCTTCAGACACAGGATATTTCACTAGAAACACTGCAAGAAACCCCCTTCATGTTAGTCACGGGAATCACGCCGGCGTTAAGCGCCGACAACCGCCTGACCACGGCAGAGGTAATGAAGAGGGCGCGAAAGCTGGGAATTCGAGTTGTATTTGACCCGAATATCCGTCTTAAACTCTGGCCGCTAGATGAGGCACGCCCCGTACTTCTAGAGTTGGCCGCTCTGTCGGATATTGTCCTTCCGGGCATTGACGAAGGTAAGTTACTCGTCAATGAAACACACCCAGAAAGAATTGCAGATGCCTTCCTACAGTTAGGAGCCAACACGACAGTCGTGAAACTCGGGCCCAAAGGGGCTTACTATAAGACCCAGCACACTGCAAACTACGTGACTGGATTTCCCGTTGAACTCGTCAATGAGGTTGGTGCCGGCGATGCCTTTGCTGCAGGACTCGTATCTGGTCTCCTTGATGAACTGTCAATGGATGAAGCAGTCCTGCGAGCCTGTGCCCTCGGTGCCTTGGCGGTGACGGTCATGGGTGATTACGAAGGTCTTCCGTACCGAGCGGAGTTGAATGATTTTATGTCTGGACAGAGCAAGCCGGCACGATAACACCCCATGAAAAGAGGAGCACACATCATGGAAAACAGTCCTTTTCAAACAAGGAAATCATTCTGGTGACTTGGAGAGAAATCGGAAGCCGAGCGAACGATTATCTTGAAAAGTGGATGTCCGCGGGAGTCATTTCTGCAATCGCAATCGGATACGTATGTCACAGCTGGATGGCAGACGGCAAGTCTGCTGTCATTGTCCTTTTCGCTTTCATGACATTTGTAACTGCCCTAGGAACTCGCATTCGAGACATCACCTATGTCCTGCGAAGTCCCTGGAAAGTGTTACTGGTCATTGCACTGACCCACATCCTGCTGCCCCTCATCGCGTTTTCGGCAGGAAAATTCACACTTTCCCAGTTTCCCCAGTACATCACAGGGATTGTCCTAGCGGCTTGTATTCCGGTTGGCG
Proteins encoded in this window:
- a CDS encoding sugar kinase → MDVITWGESMVLFTPQNNGPLESVAAFQKGVAGAESNVAIGLSRLGHQVTWISKLGEDSFGRYIFKTLRGEGVDVSKVQFSRDHRTGIMFKELLHSNRTNVLYYRQNSAASHLQTQDISLETLQETPFMLVTGITPALSADNRLTTAEVMKRARKLGIRVVFDPNIRLKLWPLDEARPVLLELAALSDIVLPGIDEGKLLVNETHPERIADAFLQLGANTTVVKLGPKGAYYKTQHTANYVTGFPVELVNEVGAGDAFAAGLVSGLLDELSMDEAVLRACALGALAVTVMGDYEGLPYRAELNDFMSGQSKPAR
- a CDS encoding IclR family transcriptional regulator, coding for MPAAYGTAVLKAVSILNFLSTVDKPQKLKDICQTTGLNKATAFKLLETLQSVGYVEKTDDVGYRLGLGLVRIAGAALHSVNTVRLIEPYVKELNMRTGETVHFGVAERNEVVYVTKLESKQAVRMYSKVGNTAPMYCTGIGKAILSTYGEVDLAEYLASVSLRKITNQTLTDEHQLRRELREVREQGYSIDNGEHEPEVRCIAVPLVANGKTYGAVSVSVPSYRMDDAATERHLADLKWCQVKILSDLRLLS